AAGCGGAAACCAAGGCATATCTGCCACCCTTCCCGTAGTCATCTTTGCCGAAGACACCCACGCCACCGAAGAACAGCTCATTCGTGCGCTGACGCTAAGCCACCTCACCGCTATTTACATCAAACAGAGCCTGGGCAAGCTTTCGGCGCTCTGCGGATGTGTAGTGGCAGCTACCGGAAGCAGCTGCGGCATCACCTACCTGATGGGAGGCAGCTACGCACAGGTGATGTACGCCGTGCAGAATATGATTGCCACCCTCACCGGAATGATATGCGACGGGGCAAAGCCCAGCTGTGCCCTGAAAGTAACCAGCGGCGTATCTACTGCCGTGATGTCTGCCATTATGGCTATGGACCAGAAGTGCGTCACTGCCGTAGAGGGCATCATCGAAGAGAACGTGAACCGGAGCATCCGCAACCTGACCCTCATCGGCTCGAAAGGCATGAACGAGACCGACAAGATGGTGCTCGACATCATGACCCACAAACATTGTGATTAATCAGGTACTAGGAACTAGTTGACCAGGTACTAGGTTTTCAGATACCAAACATGCTCAAAGGTATTTAAAACCTAGTCAACTAGTACCTGGTCAACTAGTCAACTAGTCAACTAAAAAATGACACATCCGGCAGACTACATACAGCGGCTTATCAGCGAAGGCGAACACGTGCATCAAGACTTCAAGTTCGAAATCTCCGACGCACGCAAGATAGCCAAAAGCATCTCCGCCTTTGCCAATACCGAAGGAGGACGCCTGCTGGTAGGAGTAAAAGACAACGGAAAGATAGCCGGCGTTCGCTCCGAAGAAGAAATCTACATGATAGAAGCTGCAGCCCAACGTTATTGCCAGCCGCCCGTCGACCTGCATACCTATATATATAAGGTAGAAGGAAAAGATGTGCTGGAAGTGGTAATCGATGAAAGCCCGCGAAAACCCGTCTACGCCCTCGATGCCGAAGAACGGCGGTGGGCATACGTCCGCATCAAGGACGAAAACATTCTGGCAAGCCCTATCCACCTGAACATCTGGCAGCACAACCGGCACGAGGAAAAGGTCATCATCGCCTACACCCAACGCGAACAACAAGTACTGAACCTGCTGGCACAACATCCTTGCCTCACCCTCAACCAATGCCAACGCCTCACCCGGATGAACCGCAAGCTAATCACCAACCTCCTTGCCGACTTTATCCGCTTCGGACTGGTAGAGCAGGTGTTCACCGGACACGCGTTTTATTTCCGGCTGAAAGATTAGAGTTTATAGTAAAACAAAATTGGTTTGCGAAAAATGGAATGGAACACAGAGACACAAAGACACAGAGCTTTATTCTTTGAGAGAACAGAGTTCACAGAGTAAAAACCTGGCTCTATGGTCTTTACCTTCTCTATATATTTATTTCTCCGTGCCTCTGTGTTCAATAGAAAGGATTAACGGATTTTTCGCAATCCTTTTCTGATTGATTATAATTTTGCGAATTGTTTTCGAAGATATTTTTCTGATTTTAGGAGAAGGACAGCGGGCTATCTGACGAATAAAATCAGGAAAACAGACCGGAAAACAAACGCAAAAGGACCTGATAGAGTATTACTTTATTGGAAAATTTAAACAGACTCTTAGTAAAGCCCCAACAGATGCAAAATCGTAGGAGCAAGCAAAGCAGTCAGGATTCCATTCAAAGTCAGTCCCAAACTGGCGTATGCGCCGTATTTCCCGCTTACTTCCATCGCACGCGACGTACCGACAGCATGCGAAGCCGTCCCCATCGACAAGCCTTGTGCGATGGGGCTTCCTACATGCCCCACCTGCAACACCTTGAATCCGCAAATGGCGCCAAATAGTCCAACCACAATCACCACAGCTGCCGTCAACGAAGGAATGCCTCCTACAGAATCCGAGACCTCCATCGCAATCGGAGTCGTAACCGATTTCGGGGCAAGCGACATTATCACTTCGGGAGTTGCACCCATCAGTTTCGCGATAATGGTTACCGCAACCAGCCCTACTATACATCCTGCCAACTGGGAAATAAGAATCGGCAACAGCTGCTTCCGTATCATTTTCAATTGCAGATAAAGAGGGACTCCCAATGCCACCACGGCAGGCTTCAACCAAAACTCGACCAAAGAGCCTGCCTCGGAGTACGTTTCATACGAAATGTCCGTACACCGCAAAAAACAAATCAACAAGGCAATGGCAAGCAAAATGGGATTCAGGACAAGCCATCCCGTTTTCTTCTGAATCACTTTCGACAAGAAATAAAAACCGAAAGTTATGGCAAGCAAAAAGAATTTATTTGTGAAAAAATCCATGTTTCCTGACAATTTGATGAACCCAACCTGTAACCACTAACACTAAAACCGTACTGACCAGCGTAGCTACGACTATCGGCCAGAACTGAGCCTTGATAACATCGAAGTAAAGCATTAACGCAACCCCCGAAGGCACAAAAAAGAATCCTAAGTTAGCAACCAGAAAATTGGTTAACCCTTGTACCCATTCTAACTTAATCCACCCCAATTGCAAAAACAAAGTAAGCAAAAGCATTCCGATGATGCTTGAAGGAAGGTGAATCCCTGTCAGGTAAACCACCAGTTCACCCAACGCAAGGCATCCAAACAAAATTGAACACTGACGAACCATATCCTAAAAACTTTTACGTATTGAAAACGGGTGCAAAGGTACACATTTTGACGTAATCTTGCCGCAAAACAGACTTTTTTCTTATTCCTGCTGTCAAACATATAAAAAATCCTTACTTTATCCGAAAAAAAACGTCTCTTTGCAAACTTGATATTGCAAAAAAACGTATTTTTGCAGTGCGGTATACAAATTGTTATCGCACACAATGAAGAACAATCACAATTTTAATAAAATAAAGCCATGGATTTAATTAGTCAAATCGTTGAACGCGCTAAAGCAAACAAACAGCGCATCGTGCTTCCGGAAGGAACAGAAGAACGTACTTTGAAAGCTGCCAATCAAATATTGACAGATGGTGTAGCCGACCTGATTCTGTTGGGCAACCCTGACGAAATTATGGGACTTGCCAAAGAATGGGGATTGGGAAACATCCACAAAGCAACCATCATCAACCCGGAAACCAGTCCGAAAAAAGAAGAATACGCTCAACTATTGTGCGAACTTCGCAAGAAAAAAGGCATGACTATCGAAGAAGCCCGCAAACTGGTCGTTGACCCCTTGTACTACGGATGCCTGATGATTAAGTCGGGTGATGCCGACGGCCAACTGGCAGGCGCACGCAACACGACAGGCAACGTATTGCGTCCGGCTTTGCAGATTATCAAGACTGCTCCGGGCATCACTTGCGTATCAGGTGCCATGCTGCTTTTGACACACGCTCCCGAATGTGGAGAAAACGGTGTCATCGTAATGGGCGACGTAGCTGTTACTCCGGTTCCGGATGCCGACCAATTGGCTCAGATTGCTGTCTGCACTGCCCGTACAGCGAAAGCCGTTGCAGGAATCGAACCGCGTGTAGCCATGTTGAGTTTCTCTACCAAAGGCTCTGCAAAACATGAAGTGGTAGACAAGGTAGTAGAAGCATTAGGTAAAGCCAAAGCTATGGATCCGACATTGAAGATTGACGGAGAAATGCAAGCCGATGCCGCCTTGGTTCCGAGAATCGGACAAAGCAAAGCACCGGGTTCGGAAATCGCAGGCCACGCCAACGTATTGGTTGTTCCATGCCTGGAAGTAGGCAACATCTCTTATAAATTGGTAGAACGTCTGGGACATGCTACCGCCGTAGGCCCTATCCTCCAAGGCATCGCCCGTCCGGTCAACGACTTGTCGCGCGGATGTTGCATCGATGATGTATACAAGATGATTGCCATTACCGCTAACCAGGCTATTGCAGCTAAAGCGGAATAAGCCAAATCATATTCCATTCACCACAGAGGATACAGAGGTACACAGCGTTTTTAATTTTATTTTCCTCCGCGGTACTCTGTGTCCTCTGTGGTGGAAAAACATTACGCTTTTAAAATCAATAAAAACAAAACCTATATATGAAAGTATTAGTACTCAATTGCGGAAGTTCATCCATCAAATATAAATTGTTTGAGATGACCACCAAACAAATCCTCGCACAAGGAGGCATCGAGAAAATCGGCTTGCCCGGCTCATTCCTGAAAATGACATTGCCAGGCGGAGAAAAGAAAATCATCGAAAAAGACGTACCGGAACATACTACGGGCGTACAATTCATCTTCGACACATTGACCAACCCCGAATACGGAGCTGTGAAAGACTTGCACGAAATCAAAGCCGTAGGTCATCGCGTGCTGCATGGAGGAACAAAATTCAGCGGTTCTGTACTGATTGACGATGCTGTGATTGCAGCCGTAGAAGAATGCTGCGACTTAGGCCCGCTTCACAATCCGGCAAACCTGAAAGGTATCTATGCCGTACAGAAACTGTTGCCCGAAGTGCCTCAGGTAGCCGTATTCGATACTGCATTCCATCAGACCATGCCCGATTATGCTTATCTGTATGCAATCCCTTACCGCTACTTTGAGAAATACGGCATACGCCGGTATGGATTCCACGGAACCTCTCACCGCTATGTTTCAAAACGTGTATGCGATTTCTTAGGCATTCCGCAAGAAGGCACACGTGTCATCACCTGCCACGTAGGAAACGGCGGCTCCATTGCAGCTGTAAAAGACGGCAAATGCGTAGATACAAGCATGGGACTGACTCCGCTGGAAGGTTTGATGATGGGTACCCGCAGCGGTGACATCGACGGAGGAGCCATTACGTACATCATGAAGAAAGAAGGACTGACACCCGATGAGATGTCGAACTTGCTGAACAAGAAGAGCGGCGTATTGGGCATGTTCGAAAAGTCAAGCGACATGCGTGAACTGGAAGCAGCCGTAAAGAACGGAGAAGAACGCGCCATCCTGACCGAAAAGATGTACTTCTACCGCATTACCAAATACATCGGCGCATACGCCGCTGCCATGAATGGCGTAGACATCATCCTGTTCACAGGCGGCGTAGGCGAAAACCAGTCGAGCGCACGTGCCGCTGTTTGCAAGAATCTGGAATACTTAGGCGTAAAGCTCGACGAAGAAATGAATAACAAGATTCATGGAGAAGAAGCCGTTATCTCTACCCCCGACTCGAAAGTGAAAGTGGTAGTCATCCCAACCGATGAAGAAATGATGATTGCTACAGACACCATGAACATCCTGAACGAACGCAATAAGTAAAGAATCATTAAACAGACAGATAAAGGGACATCCTCGTAAGCCTTTTTTTATTATCTTTGTTACGGCAATAAAAAAGGCTTGCAAGGATGTCCTTTTCAGTTGCAGGGTATCAGCCAGCCAATCGTTAGATACTCCTGCTATTCAGGACCTTGCTAACCCGTTGCTTATCCCCGAAGCCTAAGAACTTAAAAACTGAAATATGAAAAAAAAAATTGTAACATTCGGTGAGATTATGCTGAGACTCACCACTCCCGACAATCTCCGCATACAACAAAGCCGGGACTTTTTGGTAAACTATGGAGGAAGTGAAGCCAATGTAGCGATTTCGATTGCTAACTTTGGCGGAGAAGTGGAATTCATTACCCGCCTTCCCGACAATGCATTAGGCGACACCTGTCTGGTAGAATTGCGTTCGCACAATATCGGGACAAAACATGTATTGACCGGAGGAAAAAGGTTAGGAACCTATTACATGGAAAAAGCCGCTGCCATGCGTAACTCTAAAGTAATTTACGACCGCGAGAATTCAGCTTTTTCCGAACTAAAACCCGGAATGATAGATTGGCGTGACGCTTTCAAAGATGCCGGCATTTTCCATTGGTCGGGCATCGATGCCGCATTGACTCCCGGACTTGCCGATGTTTGTAAAGAAGCCATCGATATCGCCAAGGAAATGGGACTGACCGTTTCTTACGACATCAATTACCGCAAGAACCTTTGGAACTATGGCAAGAGCGCACAGGAAGTATTGCGCCCCCTTATGACTTCAAGCGACATCATGTTCGGAAGCGAAGGAGAATACGCCCTGCTGATGGGACTGAAAGCACCCGGATTTAAAGCTACCCGCAACGGAGAAGCTTACGATACCGCAGCCTACGAGGCGTTCTGTAAAGAAATCAGCCGGCAAGTACCCGATTGCAAATACATTTACATCGCGTTAAGAAACGTCATCAGTTCGGCACACCACACCTTCGCCGGAGTACTTTACTCACACGGAACGATGAAACATACCCGCGTATTTGACATTGATGAAGTAATCGATTGCGTTGGCGTAGGAGATGCCTTCTGCGGCGCCATGCTGTATGCCCAACATGCCTTCGAAGACGAACAGAAACGCGTAGACTTTTCTACCGCCGCATCGGTATTGAAGAACACCATTGCCGGAGACTATAATATGGTAAAAGTAGCGGAAGTAGAAGGATTACTCGCCAAGCAGGAAAGCGGAGAAGTAGCCAGATAAACGATACGAAAGAATAGCCCATTAAAACATAACCGCCCGCGCAAGCAAACACAAGCAGACGTGTTTGCTTACGCGGGCGGTCGACTTTCCGGACAAGTACAGGGACGTTAACCCAGCATTCCCGTTGCCGAAAACGTATCAAAACAGAATGTGGCTATCGAAAAAGGAATGTCTTGAAAATAAGGGATAATGACCGCAAGGAGAAAAAACAAAATGTTTACCGACTATCCCCGTTTGTAATATGAAACGACGATTGTATACTAACATATTGAAAATGAATCTGTGACAAGAAACTGTTTCTAAAATTAGCCAAACAAAAGCCGCCTTCGCTTGACTAATAATGTTATTATAGAAAAAAATATCTTATGTAAGTCCCTCTGTATTAAATCTTTTTATTAATTTTGCAACGCAATTGCCGCTTCATATTACAAAATGATTACAAAACGGCAGTTCTAAAATACAACATATTGGATACTAGACATTTGTGACATGGAAGCATTCAACATAGAACACACCCTGTTTCATACTTCTCGTCACATAACAACGGTAGACCATTGCTGCTGAGTTACGTCCGGAATGCTGCCGTTATGCCTGAAAGAAGGCGTTTCAGAACCTTCATGCGGTTGTCATGAAGGGAACATAAGGAATGCTTTTCCGTTGGCAAGGTATCAGTTGACAAGTTAACAATGCCTTTAGAGCCCATAACTACTCAGTACGTTGTCACCGCCTCGTCAACTTGTCACCTCGTCAACTATAGTCAATCAGAAATGAATTGCGAAAAACTATAGCCTGTTTTTTAGTAGAGACGTCACATTGTGGCGTCTCTGAATGCATCCGCAAGACATTCACATACAAAAACATATAGCATCCCTTCGGTTGGGGAGACGCCACAATGTGACGTCTCTACTGCATTCCGTATTTTCGCAAACCAATTTTGTTCTACTATAAAATAGAGTTCTAACTCCTTTATTATATATATGCCCGACAAACTCAACCACGTGGATTACCGCTGGTATATCGTGCGTACACGTCCCCGGCAGGAAAGGAAGCTGGCGGAACTTCTGGAACAGTACAAGGCAAAGTCCGTGAACATCCTCGAAGTCTATGCACCTACCCATACCACCGTCAACATCCGCCACGAAGGAAGCGAGAGGCAGGCACCTCTGTTTGTGGGGACTATATTCGTGCTTGCCACCCAAAAAGCCTTGACGGATTTCATGGAAGAACACTCCCTGAACGGTATCTTGCAATATGAGCGTAAGAACGGGAAAGGAGAAAAGACACGCCTGCGGGTCATCCCCGAAGAACAGATGCGTGCTTTCCGCGACTATAACGAAAACTATGCCGACCGGGTAATCGTACTCGAACGTCCTTACACAGACTATGCCTTCAATGCCAAATCCGATGAGCCTAACGAAATTGTGCGTGTCATCGACGGACCATTGGCAGGGCGAAAAGGCTACATTTGCCGCTTCCGCCGCGATAAAAGGTTAGTGTTCCGGGTATGCGGCATGGAGCCGGGCAGTTACCTTACCGTTTCCTATCCCAATGCATGGGACTTACACGTGGTGCGCCTGCACAACGCCGAAGGAGACCGCTTGTCCGCCGGCACCGAAAAAGGACGTGCCGTCGACCTGCTCACCGGCATCCTGCAAGCCTGCGGATACAGCGGACAAACACTTCCGATGCTTTACGAGATAACAGACCGGCTGAGAGCCAAGCCTTCATTGGTTGCCCTCTGCCAAGACCTTTACAAGAAAGGAGATACAGCCTTAAGCCAGCGCCTGACACAAATGAGCGGCAAGGAGGCGGAACTTATCCTTAACCTCATACGTTACGAGCGCGACAATCCCGGTTACGTGAAAGCCAACTGGAATAAAGCCAGCCTCCGCCCCTTCCTCACCCCTACATCGGGCATAGAAATGGAAGAAGGCAAAGACGAAGCAGAGCTTCCGCACACAGGCTTTACCGAAATTATCCGCAAGGTTGGCATCACGGAAGAGGTCTACTATCCCAGCAAGGAGCAAGAAGAAACGGTTACAACGACCTATTATGCACATATAGGAAAAGCCCCTCTCACCTGTGGGGAAAGAGCTGTAAACGAGAATGGGCATTCGCACCCCTCTCACCTTATGGAGAAAGCCGGAGAGGGGCTGAACTTCATTTTCTTTGCCAACTGGGACACATTTCTCCATGAATATTTCCTGACGGCAGGAAAAGCCCATGAGAAGCTGGTCGGCGGAACGGTACAAGACGAAAAAGAAGACGGAAAAAAAGCAAAACTCATCGAATCGTTCCGCAATTACGCCCCTACCCTATACAGGGTATTAACGGATAGCAGTTCGCCCGTAAAGCCTATCCCGGATTTTACAATCGGCAAAACCACCCTGAATGTAATGGCTATAACCACAACCGACCAGGAAAAAGGAAAAGATGAACTGATTAAGACATGTACCGATATCTGCAAAGAAATAAACAACACCACACACTTAGCGGTCTGGCGCAGGTATTTGCGGACGGTATGGCTGCATGAGTAATAAAAACAAGCTTCCAATGAAGGTATCTTCATAAATCGCCCAAAGCACACACGAAAACGGATACATCAAGCCAAGAAAAACTTTTTGGAGAAATTCAAAACTGTTTCTTACCTTTATTGGAAAATTTAAACAGGCTCTTACACATGCGATAAATTTTCAAGAAATTTTCTCCCCCCTTGAAAAGATTTGCTATCTTTGCTTCAAAGAATCAAAGAACTTAAAAACCCACATGCTATACCCTATAGGAATACAAAGTTTCGCCGACATCCGTGAACGCGGATTCGTTTACGTCGACAAGACGGCAATGGTTTACCAAATGGCGTTGAGAGGGAAATTCTATTTCCTCAGCCGTCCACGCCGGTTCGGAAAGTCCCTGCTGGTCTCTACCATGGAAGCTTACTTCTTGGGCAAGAAGGAACTTTTCAAAGGATTGGCCATCGAGAAGCTGGAAACGGACTGGGTGCAATATCCCATACTTCATCTCGACTTGAACGCCCAGAATTACACCAACGAGAATGCATTGCAAGAGGAATTGGACAAACACCTTATGATATGGGAACAAGCATACGGTCTGACTACCGACAAATCGCTTTCCCCTGAAACCCGTTTCTATAACGTGATACACAATGTCTACAAGCAGACCGGCAAGCAAGTAGTGGTACTGATTGACGAATACGACAAACCTCTGCTTAACACTATCGATAATGAGACGTTGCACAGTGTTTATCGGAATATGCTGAAAGCCTTCTTCTCCGTGCTCAAGTCATTGGATGCCTGCATCCGTTTCGGCTTTATTACGGGCGTGAGCAAGTTCAGCCACGTCAGCATCTTCAGCGACCTGAACAATCTGAAAGACATATCCATGGATCCCCGGTACGTTGACATTTGCGGCATATCCGAACAGGAACTACACGGTTATTTCGATGACTCTATCCGCGAGCTCGCCGATGCCAACGGCATAACTTTCGAGGAAGCTTGCGGACAGTTGCGCAAGCAGTACGACGGCTACCATTTCCGTGAGGACAGCATCGGGGTTTACAATCCATTCAGCCTGCTCAACACGTTCGACAGTCAGGTTTTCAACGATTATTGGTTCGAAACCGGCACACCTACGTTCTTGGTGAAGCTGCTACAGTCCAAAAACTACCGCTTGAAAGACTTGGAGGGCAAAAAGGTGATGTCTGACGTACTCTCTACCACCGATACGGCAACGTCAAACCCTATCCCCGTGCTTTACCAAAGCGGATACCTCACCATCAAGGGATACGACCGCAAGATGCGCATCTATACGCTCGGTTTTCCCAATGAGGAAGTGGAACGCGGCTTCTTCAACTTCCTGCTGCCCTACTACACGCCCATAAGCAACGACGACAAGGCAAGTTTCCTCAGCGACTTTGTCGTGGCAGTAGACGAGGGCAGGCCGGAAGATTTTTTGTTGCTGATACAGACCATGCTGGCTGGGCAAGACTACCGTATAGCAGGTGACGCAGAGAAATATTTCCAAAACACGTTTTACCTGATATTCCAGCTTTTAGGATTCAATGTCGTGGTAGAACAAGCCACCAGCCAAGGACGCATGGACGTGACGATCCAGACCGATGGCTACATTTATATCATCGAGCTGAAGCTTGATAAAACAGCCGAAGAAGCCCTCCGGCAAATCAAGGACAACCAATACGCCCGTCCGTTCCAGGCGGACAAGCGCAAGCTTTACTTGATAGGCGTGAACTTCTCATCGGAAACACGGACGGTAGAGAAGTGGGTGGTTGAAGAATGTTCATGTTGTATTAAAAAACAGTAAGAAGCTGTTTTGTCTCATGAATTGGGGTTGACATTTGCCATCAACCTGATAAAAAAGACCTTGGCTGGAAATAATGATTTCTTTTAAAAACTTGGAGATTCGTGCCGAATTGCTTATTTTTGTCCTACCAGAATCTACAAAACAGGGAGGAACATCTTATGAAAAAATACAAGAAACATGAAGACAAACCCATGGTGGCTAATGAGCCATTGGCCGCTTATGCAAAGGCTTCAACTAATGGTCAGCTTGTTTCGCCTGCTTTGATAGATGAACTTATGGGGCAACCCGATGAAGCGAAATGGTATATCATCAACCGGCTTATAGGAAGCATGAAGCATAAGAAAGGAATTAAAGCGGTTGAAAAGCAATCTTCTGCAGATGAAAGTGAATCTCATGCCGATGCCGCGGAATGGCAAAAGAAGGCTGAAGCCGCGCGAGACTATTATCGGCAGAAATATAATCTGCCGGAGAGCTTGATAAGTCTGATTGGCTGCATCCCTCCACTTACCGATGCAGAGAGAGAAAAGGCAAAAGAAGACTATTTGCTGGAAAAATACGGAATACGATGAAACTGTTTCTTGACACGAATATTGTCGTGGACTATGTGGAAAACCGCAAACCATTTGTCGCTGATGCATTGGCTTATTCCAAATGAGTTATGACGGAATCCACCATCTGTATGTTTCCGACTTGACGTTTGCCAATATTGCTTATATCGCCCGGAAAAGAATGAGCCTCAACCAGCTTTATGAAATTTTTGAAACTTTGTCGCGTTCTTACATGTAACAGGTATTGGAGAACAAGCTGTGCACGAAGCAATCCGTTTGAAGGAAAAGGATTTTGAAGATGCCTTGCAGTATTTCTCAGCCAAACAGGCGTGTGTGGACTGCATCATCACACGCAATAAGAAAGACTTTCATTTTTCGGATATTCCGGTATATACGCCGGAAGAGTTCTTGCTTAGGTAACACTTTTACTCCTATATCATACATCTAAGTAGTATATATGTTCCACACGCTTTATCTCTATAAAAGAAGAGCAAACTCATAATTTTACACTTTCTATTTTAGGCGTATCGCCTGTAATGCCAAGGGGTACGTCAGAATTGGACGCTTACAAACATTACGGCAAGATGATGAGGAAGTCGCTCAGTCAAATGGCGGATGGTTGGGAAAACTTCAGAATTACAGGAAAGACGGCCAGTTCGCTATAGACAATATGCTTGTGAAAAGAGTCATCCAGTCTTTTATAATGCATCTGAAAAACTCATTGTTTTTTAGTAGTGGAGAAGGTGTTGAGACAGCACTGACATTTCTCACCCTGATTGAAACCTGCAAGAATGTAGGTCTTGATACCCGTGACTATATCGCAACCACAATGAAACTGGTAATTGGCGGGAACAGGAATTATGATAACTTATTCCCCATGCCATTGGCTGAATAATGATTATAAACCGTTATTTTTTAGAATCCTAAATAGTTCATTTTGCTGATTTTTAGTGAAGTGAACTCTATTGAGAATTACAGAAGACACGAGAATATTTACACACGAGATAAATTCTCAAGAAATTTTCTCCCCTTTGAAAAGATTTGCTATCTTTGTGGAAGTAACAATAAAAGCGTGATAATATGGAAACGACAGCTTTCAATCCTATACAGATTCATTTACTCCGGATGTTCGAGTATGACAATTCCCCTCAAAGTTTGGAAGAATTGAAGGAGGTATTATATCATTATTATTCCGAACGCATGAATGCCAAGTTGAATGACCTTTGGGATAAAGGCATACTCGACCAAAAGCGGCTGGACGAAATCAACGAAATGGATTTGCATAAGCTGAAATAGGTTATGAGCCGTATAGTTCTTGATACGAATTGCCTCATACAAAGCATCCCTTATAAAAGCCGTTACCATAAAGTGTGGATGTCTTTTGTAAAAGGGGAAAATACGTTTTGTGTATCCAATGAGATTATTGAGGAATATGCGGAAGTCTTACATCGTTTGACTGATTATGAAACGGCAGACTATGTTGTGAAAACAATACTGAACAGCCCGTTTGTAGAACTGATTACACCTTATTTTCATTTTAACCTTATCACAGCCGACCCTGATGATAATAAGTTTGTCGATTGTGCCATATCCGCAAACGCCCGCTATATTGTTACGAATGACCATCACTATGATGTGTTGAAATCGATAAATTTCCCGAACGTGAATGTGATTAATATAAAACAGTTCTGCTTAGAACTTGATTGATATATCGTATGTGTACGAATTTGCACACATTCCACACCGTTTCTGTAAAGACGATGTGCACATCGTCTCCGC
The Phocaeicola salanitronis DSM 18170 genome window above contains:
- a CDS encoding ATP-binding protein, whose product is MLYPIGIQSFADIRERGFVYVDKTAMVYQMALRGKFYFLSRPRRFGKSLLVSTMEAYFLGKKELFKGLAIEKLETDWVQYPILHLDLNAQNYTNENALQEELDKHLMIWEQAYGLTTDKSLSPETRFYNVIHNVYKQTGKQVVVLIDEYDKPLLNTIDNETLHSVYRNMLKAFFSVLKSLDACIRFGFITGVSKFSHVSIFSDLNNLKDISMDPRYVDICGISEQELHGYFDDSIRELADANGITFEEACGQLRKQYDGYHFREDSIGVYNPFSLLNTFDSQVFNDYWFETGTPTFLVKLLQSKNYRLKDLEGKKVMSDVLSTTDTATSNPIPVLYQSGYLTIKGYDRKMRIYTLGFPNEEVERGFFNFLLPYYTPISNDDKASFLSDFVVAVDEGRPEDFLLLIQTMLAGQDYRIAGDAEKYFQNTFYLIFQLLGFNVVVEQATSQGRMDVTIQTDGYIYIIELKLDKTAEEALRQIKDNQYARPFQADKRKLYLIGVNFSSETRTVEKWVVEECSCCIKKQ
- a CDS encoding PIN domain-containing protein; the encoded protein is MHEAIRLKEKDFEDALQYFSAKQACVDCIITRNKKDFHFSDIPVYTPEEFLLR
- a CDS encoding putative toxin-antitoxin system toxin component, PIN family, whose protein sequence is MSRIVLDTNCLIQSIPYKSRYHKVWMSFVKGENTFCVSNEIIEEYAEVLHRLTDYETADYVVKTILNSPFVELITPYFHFNLITADPDDNKFVDCAISANARYIVTNDHHYDVLKSINFPNVNVINIKQFCLELD